Genomic DNA from Excalfactoria chinensis isolate bCotChi1 chromosome 11, bCotChi1.hap2, whole genome shotgun sequence:
TTGATCCATTTAGAGCACAACTTCgcactgctttcttcttcaaCATCAAGCACGAGTTAGCACTGACCACAGATGCAGGGGAATGTTTTCTCCCTTCAGATTGATCACACTCGTTCCAGTAGGGAAAGCACACTGTAAGAACTTGCAGGAGCCTGGTCAAAACAATGCAGGCTTGTAACAAAGAAAGTGCATTTCTCTTAGACCCTATTTGAGGGTtgactgctgctggggaagggtcTCCTGGAGATCCTTCCCTGGTAGAGCAaacctggaatcttctgatatGGGTAAGcaatctttttcccttccttttgtaACACCTTTCTAATGTTCCAGTCCTTTGTCATAACACATCTGGTGAAACACCTTTTCCCATTACATTGTTCCATCCAATTGCTACTGTGGGTCCATCTGGTTAATTTGTATGGCTCTTGGCACGTTCTGTTTTGAGCCAGAGGTCTAAACTCTTAAATATAAATACCTGTGTAGTGAGTAGAGTATTCAGAgttaggttaacccacgacatCAGTGAAGAGCTCAAGTAGCAGCCAGCCCTTCTTCCTGTGTGAAGAGTAATGGAACTGATGAGCCTTTTCATTTACAGATGGCCTTATTCCGTATAGCccttgttggttttatttttctcactgatgTGTGCTTCTGTgaagtattttcctttccattccaGAATATTGAAGTCAAGCAAGAgtatcctttttttcctaaaacaaacaaaaaacactaaaaaaaaccctttgTTTATATGATTGgaattgtttctctttttctgtctttcaggtTGTCAATCAGTCCAAGAATGAGCACATGTAAGAAGCCTTATGCTGACCAGGCTGCAAATCTTGAGAAGTTCGACCCTGAAATTCTATCTGAAATTGAGAAGCTCTTTGCAAAGAAGTTTTCTTACACTAAGCCGCTTAATAATGAGTGGCAGCTCCCGGATCCCAGCGATGCCTTCACGTGTGACCACAAGGAATTCAACTCGCTCCTTGATCTGAAGAACTCGATGAACGAAGTGAAGAACCAGCTTAGTGATAAGAATCTTAGCGAATGGCATCAGCACACTTCGTTTACCAATAAAGCAGGGAAAATAATTCCTCATGTGAAGAGATCTGTGAATGCGGAGCTGTGCACCCAGGCTTGGTGCAAGTTTCATGAGATGCTGTGcagttttcctcttctccctgcagAAGCTCTTCAGGAGGGACAGCTGAATTCTGTTCACCTCTGTGAAGCACCGGGAGCTTTTATAGCCAGCCTCAATCACTACTTGAAATCCCACCACATCCACTGTGACTGGAATTGGGTGGCTAATACTCTAAACCCATATCATGAAGCAAACGACACCCTGATGATGATTATGGATGATCGTCTTATAGCAAATACGCTGCCTTGGTGGCACTTTGGCCCAGACAATACCGGCGATGTGATGTCATTGAAACACCTGACAGGACTTAAGAGCTTTGTAAGTAATATGGCCACAGTTCACTTAGTAACTGCTGATGGCAGTTTTGATTGCCAAGGAAATCCAGGTGAACAGGAAGCTCTCGTCTCACCCCTCCATTACTGTGAAGCAGTCACTGCTTTAATGATCCTGGGTGTAGGAGGATCCTTTGTTTTGAAGATGTTTACCCTGTTTGAGCACTGTTCCACCaatcttctctttctgctcAACTGCTGTTTTGAGGAGGTCCATGTCTTCAAGCCAGCCACTAGCAAAGCTGGAAACTCAGAGGCCTATGTAATTTGTCTTCGTTACATGGGCAGAGAGAGCATTCATCTGCTGCTCTCTAAGATGATGCAGAACTTTGGGACAGATATGGTCAACAAAGCTCTTTTCCCCCAGCATGTGATCCCAGAATCTTTTCTTAAAGTACATGAAGAGTGTTGCATGTTCTTCCACAGGTGCCAGGTAGAGACTATCTGTGAGAACATCTATCTCTTTGAGCACATGCAGGAAGCGGAGCAGGTGAAACTGAACAAGTTAAGAGACTGTGCAGTGGAGTTCTTCATGCAAAGGTTTTGTATGAAACCCATTGCTAGAAATAGCTGGCTTGTCAAGAAGTCTCAGGCTGGTTGCAGCATGAATGCAAAGTGGTTTGGGCAAAGGAACAAATATTTTAGTACGTACAATGAAAGAAAGATGCTGGAAACCCTTACGTGGAATGATAAAGTGGCAAAGGGCTTTTTAGATCATGTGGCTGAAGAGCACAGTATAAATAACGCTGGCAAAACGTGTATTCTGGAAGGATTGTCTTCTAGCCTTAAGTGTAACTTGTGGTACGTTTTGGAAGGAAAGAGGCTACCAGCAGTGAAATGTTCTCCATTTTGTGATGCTCAAGTCTTGGAAAACCTTAATGAAGCTATGAATGAGCTGGTGGGGAGgcaaaaaagcaaagagctgctgcagctttgtcaCTCCTGTGAGGTTCTTCCTGGGGAGCAGATACTGGCAGAAGTGTCTGATCTTTCCCAGTCTTATCGGGAGGTCCTGAATGGAAAATGTGGGGACAAATTCAAGTGCCTTGTGGTGGACTTCCCACCCCTTTATGATACTGAAAGCCAGCCCAGTATGGAAATAAAGTGCCTGAACTTGGCCACGCTGCTGACTTTTagcttctctttgctttatGATGGAGAACCAAAATACCAACAGCAGCTTTTGGGGTGTGTTCTGCATTCCCTGGATCAGCTTACAATGGGAGATGCATTGATTCTGCCtattctttcttgttttacaCGTTTCACAGCTGGCCTGGTGTTTGTACTGCACTGCTGTTTCAGGTGCATCACGTTTGCTTGTCCGACTTCCCACGAGCCTCTGAAGGcctgtgctgttttgctgtgtgttgGTTACCAGGGTGTCCCAAATCCTGTTATTGAGTACCTGCAGCATCTGCATAAGCTGATGAGTTCTTTGCTAGACTCGGATTCTCCCAAGCAAGTTTTGCAGTTTGTGCCTATGGAGAGTCTCCTCCAGGGCAAACTGTTGGAGTTCTTGTGGGATTTGAACACAGCCATTGCAAAGAGACAGCTCCACTTGCTCGTGCAAGCTAAGCAGCAGCAAATGACTGGCAATACTTCACTATAAAATAACCCTTGAATCGAGCAAATTGCTGCCATACCTTGTTTCTCAGGCAGGTAGAAGTTAAAAACGTTGTAATATTGATGCCATGCCTAAGTTTTACAGTCACAGCATCAGGAGGATGTTTTGAGCTGTCAACCCTAATTGTGGTGGACTGGCCTGTAGAAACCCCTGGCTTAATCTCAGCTGTGGGAAGCTGAGGCAGTGATTGGAGTGGACAAACTGTTTCTTCTGCCACAGTTATCTGCTCAGATTTCCTTGTGTACCACCTGGATCAGTGATGTTGCCTTCATGGTGATAGGTGGTGTGGTGCCTTACCTGTTTCTTTCAGCCAGACTGTGGTGGTCTTTGTTTTGTGACATTATCCTTCTTCTGCTGTGCTAAATGTAGGAGTTCTGACACCGCTGCCTTTTCTTATGGGGTTTGTGGGAGCCAAAAGTTGATGCTGGGGCCTGGCAGTATGCGAGCCTGGGATGCAACTGGAGGGATGAGTGTCTTGGGAATGGCCAACTGGCTTGCAGGGGCTGGGTTGAAAACAACTGCCTCTATGCAGTAGCAGAGGTGTCCTGGGAAAGATTCTCTTTAACTCAAAACGTGAATGCAAGGATCATGCTATATGACCTAGGACAGGTGATTGTATGGCTTTGTCTCCCTGTCCCATCAATGGATGGAGTGTTTTaactttattgttttttttttatgggtaTCTTCTCCTTAACCTGATTTGGGACTCCTTGATTGAATTGCTATTAAGGAGGAACTGCAAATATTCTTCAGGCTAAAAGCGTGGTCACGTAGGGCTCTGCGTTCCAAGAAGTGCTTAGGAGGAGTGCTAAGCAGAAGGAATGTGATACTTTCTTTGGgttaagatttcattttcttctcctcagAGATAAAACCTGATGAAATTGCTGACTGACTGCTCCTTTAAGGGAGTCCAATTGTATTTTTCCATATTGCTCCTTTGAGAGCTGAATTTTTGAAGCCTAGCTCGTATATTAACATTTAGTTTTAAGTTTGTAGTTTACATGGGGAAAACTTGCTTGGAGGGAGAAATGAtgtttggaaggaaaaatgatttaCTGCTGATATGTGCAGGATCTCGTAGAAGAAAGTCGGAAATGTGGAGCCAGAAGGAAAATAGTCTCCTGATTAATTACCAGTCACCTTCTGGAAGCGCTTCTAATTATGTAATATAGGAGCTTGAAGGATAATTGATTACTGGTAAGGATTAAAAGTGctgctgaaaaactgttttgtctGGAGGTGTTGCACAtttaataagctttttttttttgccgcGTTGATTGGGGCAGAATTTCATGCATTTACcagttcattttttatttaagggTTTGCCAGGTGAGTGAGTTGGTGGCTCAGCTCTGACGAACTGATAGCGTTTTCTAAAAGCCATGGGGTTCTTTTTTACAGCTGCATGTAGGTAGAAGCAGAGAAGCCATGCAAACAGAAGCTTCGGGGGTTGGTCATTGTCCCCTTTCATTTATTCAAATGAGCTTGCTCTGTCATGAGCTGAATCATTCTTCCTCCCTCGGACCAGGATTTGGGATCTCACTgagaatgagagagaaaaaagcaggaaagaaacacTGTAGAAGAATGACTGACAAGATCCGCCTGTTACAGCCTCCCTTACCTGAGTCAAAGCAGAATAAAGGTATTGTCCACCAAAGACACCTTTgtgtctctgctgctgtttcagaggTGATTTATGCATCTGAAACTTGCACTGAGCTGAAGCATATGAAAAGGTTTCTCTTAAAGCAGGGGCAAATGAGGTTTCGAGTGCACAGATGTTCTTGCATTGTGGTATTCTGCTGTGGAGGCCCAGGTAGAAGAAGCATCCCAACCAGCAGGTGAATTATGTGAGTTTTTCTCCTAACGTCAGTCTGATGTAAAGTAAAATCTGAGCTCTGCTTACGAGGTGTTTTTCAGGCTTGAAAATCCTTTCCTCATGGCATTCTGCCTCACGTCCTTCCTTAGTTTTTAAGACAAAGCATTTTGAATAACTACAGAATGAGAAGCCAGATCCCTAAAACGTAAGAAATCCAAATCATGCACATCCCAGTGCCCCATTTGCTCTGGACCTGTTCTGTTGGCAGCTGTCAGAAGGTGATGGGAGAAATcctttggcagcagctgctccttctgTTAAGGAAAAGATCTGATTTGGAAactcttcttttgttgttgttgtctcaATGGCAGCAGTTTCAAAGTTAGGAATGACGTTTGTCTTCTTAATTACGAGAGCCCCGCATTGTCCTGGCTGTCTCTAGACCAAAAATGTCTTTGAGAAGTGACACTTAATTTCACTTGTGACTTTTGGAACGTGTAAGAATGCATAGGAAGAATGCATTAACCTTTGAAGAGAGGGGCTGATGGCTTCCGCGTTGGTCAGTGCTGTCAGTCCCTTTGGCTGATTGGGTTTTGGGTGATGGCTGATGAAGCATCTCAATGTCCTGGCTGCCTTTATGCTggcctctttcttttttaatttgacCTGTTTGAGGATAAACTGGTTACCAGCTCTCTTCTGTAGGAGCCTCAATTTTCACACAGGGAAGATGGTGGGGGGAAGAAACATAGACTGGTAGATACGTAGAACGTAGATTCAATCAGTGCGCACAAAAACTTGAAGCAAGTTTAgttttgcagctctgctgctgcttgtttccAATGGAGACCCAATATCTATGTCCACTGATCAGCTGCGAGCTCcattgttttgttctgaatgtCTGGATCTTCTGTTCTAAGCCAGCATTGCATGGAGGTTAAACAGATTGGATCCCTTACCAACCAAATGTgttggttttccttttcagttgaGTTGCATTGAGGCTTGCCAGATATTTTCACTGATCTTATGTGGATTTATTTGGATGTGCACAGattgtgtgtgtttttgccACTGGCTTTCCAATTTAATTTCTGCAAAACGCAATGAGATTTATAGTATGAAATCCGATAGCTTATTAAAATGGTACTAATTGGTGTCTATTCATCTTAATTGAAGCTGATCTATCAAATTACTGCTGGTAAAAGTAGAATATTTAGCAGAATTATGGTTTATTAAAAGCACAACTTGGGATTTAACAAGGAGGGCTTCGTGTTCCTTATGTAGAAAGTGGGAAAAGTTAAGAAGAAACCCCACACCTTGATTTTGGAGCGCTGTAACTGGATGCTTTAGGATGCAATGAATGAAGGTTGACCAGCAAGCTGAAGCCTCAGAGCCTTACCGCCTCCTGTTACTGTTCCTAAAACCCATCTTTCAGCATGTTTAATTCACAGATGATTTTCAGCTGGTTAATTCTTAATGGTGAAGCGGAGGAAATCCTACGTTAACCTATCTTACCATTTTGGGTGgtatgaaatgcttttgtttcttagtTTTAAGCAAGAGCTTCCATTTCAGCTGCAGCCTTTGAATATCtgtctcttatttcttttagtgCTTTGAAAACAGGGAGATTAAAATTTCCTCCCAGAAGCCTGGTAATGGTTTCTCCATCTCATTCGTGAAACCCTTTGCATGAATGCCATATGGATATCCTCAGCTCCAGTTGTTTGCCTTGCGTTCACCTGACAAAGATCAAGCGGGGCTGTTTATGCCAGCGATGCATTCAGCCTGTGGCTGCTCATTTCTTGCTCTTTGGGGAGTGATTTGGATTGCTGTTGAGCCCTCCTGTGCCGCTTGTGGGGGTCCAGAGCTGAATGCAAGTCTGAACAATGGAGTCTGCTGAAAGCATTAGCTGGTGGATATAGGGACTTAAATAAGAAGAACCTGCATGAGACATTTAAACGCAAGGCATTTTCCCCATCGGCAAGGAGAGGCCTTTCCTTGCTCTGAATTCTCTTTTAAAGAAGCTCTGAGGTGTAAGTATGTGTGCAAATAGGTTGCCAGTTGTGTGCTGCCTTTCTTGTACGCACACAGTACATTTTTGCTTGCGTGTATGCAAGCCCCCATGGTGATGATATGGCAAGGaagatgtttcttttgttaCTCATCAAcgtgtgcttttgttttgaagggtgtgaatgtaaatgtaaatattttcttcatgtaCATTATGGGATATATTGGTTTATGTGGCTGTTGCATATTTGTTTGGCCCATGAATCTGTTGAAAGAGCTTATCTaaatggaaggaaagcaaaatgtatgcggaaaaaaaataaactatatTCTGTTTTAGTTCTTTCGCTGTTCGTTGCTCTACCTGAATGTGGAAGGCAATGACAAAGTGCAGGAGGGAGAACCTGCCTTGTGGACCTATCGTCAGTGAATGAAAGAGATGGAGGCCTGCTGAGCAAGGTGTGTCAGCTGCTCGCTTTCTTAACtcatttcctttgcagtttgctGTTTGAAAGAGACATCGGTGACAGAAGTTGTTTGTAGAGCTCCCTGGCCTTGTTGCCCATCTTGGCAGACAGGAACCTGCTTGCACAGCAAGGGCTGTCCAAAGGATCTTCAGTTCCTCCTGGCTGTGACAGCCCCTCCGGTAGGAAGCCACACTGCAGTTTAGACTGCAAAGTCTTTTATTAATCCTTATCCAAATGCTTTCATTCAAAGCGCTTGCCTTCAGTGACTGGTGttattaaacaaagaaaagctgtgtgccttatttctctgctgcactGACAAGGGTTCCAGCTGGTTGTCTTCAGCCTGGTTATCGGGTTTGTCGTGAGACTTTGTGCTAGCTGGTTCTGATTGCAGCTATGGATGCTGACGTTTCTCACTGCCTCCCTGCTTTGGAAGTAAGGGAGAACCCCAGGTGAGGGAGCTGGCCAATACTGCACCATATCCTAGAGGTAGGAGATGATACGAGATGTACTTCTCTGGTACCTTGATTTTCATACAGTTGGTAGATACTGGGGGACAGGGGCCATCTTTAAAGTAGAAATGCCTGCTGAAATGCAGGCCAGCATTGTCTCATTTGATTTGAGCTCTAGACTGAAGCGTTGGCTGCGAACATCAAGATGTGCTTCGGGAGATGTGAGTTTGGAAGCGAATGGCCATTAAAATGGGGGCTGCGTTGGAGGAGCCTGTCTGAAGGACTATGTCAGATTTGTTGGAGGCATGATTTAATGTGGCTGTACTGAATTACAGGGAAATGTAAATGCCTGTAATTGCATTTAAGCAGAtctttgaaatatttacttttcacAATATTGCAGTATAAAAACGTTGCTTGAAAGCACATGAGGTGGCAGATTAGAAATAGAAGGGAAAGCGTGGCTGCCCCTGTTTTCCTGTTGGAAACCTTAAGAACCGTGTGTGTGATTTCTTCAGTCTTTAAAGTCACTTTATACGCTCCATTATGTTGATTATAaatcttatttcagttttgatggATCTTATGCAAGCTTGCCTGCCAGCTCTGGAGTTCTAGGTGTTGTCAGAGCTGAGCTGAATCACtgaatgcagagcagaggaatgtTCTCGTTTAGGCTGAGCAGAGAGATGGAGCTAATTCTTCCACTGTGTTCTATCAGGTTCTTGGTATCTTCTGGCGAGGGGGGGGTTGTGGAATTTTACCTATAATACAATCCTATTTGAAGGCAACTGCTGCACCACACTTGGTGGTCCCTTTTAaaggatgttttttcttctgtaggaAACCTGAACGCGTTTGTCAAAGTCATCTTCGGTGTTTTATTAAATGAAGATGACTGCTGCTTGTTAGCAAATTGATTTATCTAAATTGAGGGGGAGCAGGGAGAAGTGCCTGTCATTTG
This window encodes:
- the CMTR2 gene encoding cap-specific mRNA (nucleoside-2'-O-)-methyltransferase 2: MSTCKKPYADQAANLEKFDPEILSEIEKLFAKKFSYTKPLNNEWQLPDPSDAFTCDHKEFNSLLDLKNSMNEVKNQLSDKNLSEWHQHTSFTNKAGKIIPHVKRSVNAELCTQAWCKFHEMLCSFPLLPAEALQEGQLNSVHLCEAPGAFIASLNHYLKSHHIHCDWNWVANTLNPYHEANDTLMMIMDDRLIANTLPWWHFGPDNTGDVMSLKHLTGLKSFVSNMATVHLVTADGSFDCQGNPGEQEALVSPLHYCEAVTALMILGVGGSFVLKMFTLFEHCSTNLLFLLNCCFEEVHVFKPATSKAGNSEAYVICLRYMGRESIHLLLSKMMQNFGTDMVNKALFPQHVIPESFLKVHEECCMFFHRCQVETICENIYLFEHMQEAEQVKLNKLRDCAVEFFMQRFCMKPIARNSWLVKKSQAGCSMNAKWFGQRNKYFSTYNERKMLETLTWNDKVAKGFLDHVAEEHSINNAGKTCILEGLSSSLKCNLWYVLEGKRLPAVKCSPFCDAQVLENLNEAMNELVGRQKSKELLQLCHSCEVLPGEQILAEVSDLSQSYREVLNGKCGDKFKCLVVDFPPLYDTESQPSMEIKCLNLATLLTFSFSLLYDGEPKYQQQLLGCVLHSLDQLTMGDALILPILSCFTRFTAGLVFVLHCCFRCITFACPTSHEPLKACAVLLCVGYQGVPNPVIEYLQHLHKLMSSLLDSDSPKQVLQFVPMESLLQGKLLEFLWDLNTAIAKRQLHLLVQAKQQQMTGNTSL